The Malus domestica chromosome 17, GDT2T_hap1 genome contains the following window.
acaggtcactataggtgactctgacttacgagctagcatatataatgaatatgtgatgagctagcatatgtaatggatatgtgatgagctagcatatgtgataaatatgttatgagctagcatatgtaaggaatatgtgatgagctagcatatgtaatggatatgtgacgagctagcatatgtgatgaatatgtgacgagctagcatatgtaatgagtatgtgatgagctagtatATGTAATGGATATgtgacgagctagcatatgtaacgaatatgtgacgagctagcatatgtgatgaatatgttatgagctagcatatatgatgaatatgttatgagctagcatatgtaatgaatatgtgatgagctagcatatgtaatgaatatgtgacgagctagcatatgtaatgaatatgttatgagctaacatatatgatgaatatgtgatgagctagcttATGTGAggaaatatgtgatgaactagtatatgtgatgagatatgggtaagtcgtacaggtcaccctaggtgactccgacttgcgcaCTAGCATGAGTTATTAATCGAATGATTATTTAATATTATTGATGAGATGTTGTGTTGGGGTATATTATGATTTTTCTAGAAATTATACGGGTGTTGTAGAGAGggattataatgttttatatgttttctattaatattttaccttcagggccactcacccttgtcttgtcttcaccctccaggttttattagctgagctttcttatcgtcaaAGATTCGTGGCAATTCTTAGTATTGGAAattatttcgagggtacgattcttaattcattcttctgtacttgcttatgctctaacgtcacgtgtgaagtgggtttatTCCCACTCACTAGTGCActttggtatttaggcactcttaggtttaaatttattcacaattttccacatcatcacccCCCTTTATGGCTTCGACACCTTCCAAGTGTCGGCTAGCACATCTCGATTCGAAGtcttagtggacattccgggtcagggtgtgtcaattaaaactctaaatcaatttgtaatttttatttaaaaaaatatgtaataaacatgtaaattcattatcacattaatgctagggactccaatcaaaatttgaaaactaataaggtcttagtcaatgaacattagTAACTAAGCActagatactaatttttccatttattatgtagtaatttgattaagcgatgatttttttttgtgttagcttttcttaatttgatttttggacgtgctatcttaaatttttttaatgaacactTCAACCTAAAAAGTTCAAATTGTGACAAAGTTAGATTTCATCACTTATGAATCATTCGTTGGATTAGATTTTCTTATCTCAAACTCATCCATTGAAAGAAACAAACCATCACTTCGCCCtttgaaataatttgattttcacaTATAACACAACAAATTTACCTAGCACCAATTGGTAAATTAGTAAcatacaattttgaaaaaaaaatatttgaaaatttcacccaTCAATGCCCATGAACgttaaatcaatttgaaattttaattcttatggaatttaaaacaattattaattagcaaaattgcgagaaaaataagtaagaaaaaagaattaaaaaataataaagggAGAGTATAAGTGTATTTGCAAGTGAAGGGAGAGTAATAGAATTTTGCTCACATGGGTTGCTACTTTTTTGTGGGGTCCACTGTTTTTTGGGGCTACATGTAGCCCGATTTTACGCTACCCAAGAAAGGAAGTTGCTTGCCCCAGTTGTGGATCTAGCCTCATTTTACGGCTCATTGGGGATGAAATTTCTTGTTAAGGCTGGAAATGTGGTAGCCTCATGGAGGATAAAGCCCCATTGGGGATGCTCTTATCATCAGGATGAGTttttaggcgtttgaaaattaaaaaagtgtgcCAAGACCTACTTAGGTGTCTACCTAGTCCGCTTAACCCTGCCTAGGTCTCGACTTTAACTTTGACAGAAAAttgataatttttattttgtattttaatttttcaataaaatgtaataGACTTGTTGACTAATtcgatgaacactcattatatgtttgttgctcatgttttcaatatattctaatattttataatttatatgtcatGTTATAGATGATTTATGTATTCTAATATAATTATGTATGttttataaatataaacatatacttatttatacaatatataataaatttacttaaatttgcTTAGTCTGTATAGCctcgcctagccgcctaggcactaGATCCTAACCCGTTGCTCGACTAACACCTAACATCTTTTAAAACCTTACTCtcataatataaatatttttgtcATTATATTCATACATTGTATATTAAAAAGGTCATTCTTATACaattgttttagttttttttatacatttttttatttatggtcgtcaaatttaaataaattaaatttaaactatGAAcagaatttaataaaaatgtgtaacagattaaaaaaaaaagtatgtttTTCATTCTTAGCATATAACCATGCATATTATACCCAGTAACAGGCATAGTGCATCTGACTAATAACACGGGACAAGAGTAATATCAGATTTACGACACACGATTGCGTACAATCTCAAACAATTATTCCACAGTAGTACAGTCTAAcacaattgaattgaattgaatttgaatgTTTTGGAGAAGCCTAAACAAATTAAGTACCAAATAGTATAAAACCACCCACCGATCCACATCAACATCGAGAGTGACCAGTGACGACCACCCCAAACCCCAATTTAacctttttattattatattcatTAATATGTTTCATCCATAACTTATTAAGTAGCAGCAACTTTACTACCACCACACAGAGACACAGAGACACAGAGAGCtcttcactctcactctctccaatggctttctctctcctccatcttctcctctctctcatCATCTCTGTCTCCTCCCTATCTAACTTctcagcttcttcttcttctcctgaaAATAATAATCAGAATGATGGTGGAAAAACCTTCATTGTTCAAGTCCAACCAGACTCCAAACCCTCCATTTTCCCAACCCACCATGACTGGTACTCCTCCTCCCTTTcctccctctcctcctcctcctcctcccaacCCCCAACTATTCTCCACACTTACTCTACCGTCTTCCACGGCTTCTCAGCCAAGCTCTCCCCTTCCCAAGCCGACCAACTCCAGTCCCTCAGCCACGTCATCAGTCTCATTCCAGAGCAAGTCCGCCACATCCACACCACCCGCTCCCCTGAATTCCTCGGCCTCCGAACCACGGACCCGGCAGGACTTCTCAAGGAGTCCGACTTTGGGTCCGACCTCGTCATCGGAGTCATCGACACCGGAATCTGGCCAGAACGCCAGTCCTTCCACGACCGAGAACTGGGTCCCATCCCCACCAAATGGAAAGGCAGCTGCGTCGCCGGGAAGGACTTTGCGGCGAACCTTTGCAACCGCAAGCTCATCGGTGCCCGTTTCTTCTCCGCCGGCTTCGAATCCACTAACGGCAAGATGAATGAGACCACGGAGTACCGCTCCCCCAGAGACTCCGACGGCCACGGGACTCACACTGCCTCGATCGCCGCCGGACGGTACGTTTTCCCGGCGTCTACTCTCGGGTACGCCAAGGGAGTCGCAGCCGGCATGGCTCCCAAGGCACGGCTCGCCGCGTACAAGGTCTGCTGGAGCGCTGGCTGCTACGACTCCGACATCCTCGCCGCCTTCGACTCCGCTGTCGCCGACGGCTGCGACGTCGTGTCCCTCAGTGTAGGTGGCGTCGTCGTCCCGTACTACCTCGACGCCATAGCCATTGGCGCGTTCGGAGCCTCTGACGCCGGTGTCTTCGTGTCCGCGTCCGCCGGTAACGGCGGTCCGGGAGGGCTCACTGTCACCAATGTGGCTCCATGGGTGACAACCGTCGGCGCGGGAACTATTGATCGGGACTTCCCGGCCGATGTGAAGCTCGGAAACGGAAGAACAATCCCGGGCATGAGTGTATATTCCGGGCCGGGTCTCGCAGCTGGTCGGATGTACCCTCTGGTTTACGCTGATAGCGAAGGCAGCGACGGTTACTCCTCGTCCTTGTGTCTAGAAGGTTCTTTGAGTCAAGATTTGGTCAAAGGAAAGATCGTCGTATGCGACCGTGGCATTAATTCAAGAGCTGCGAAAGGCGATGTTGTGAGGAAAGCTGGAGGGGTTGGAATGATACTCGCCAATGGGGTTTTCGACGGTGAAGGACTTGTAGCAGACTGCCACGTGTTACCCGCCACCGCGGTTGGTGCCGCCACCGGAGACGAAATCAGAAGGTACATCACAGCTGCATCCAAGTCCAAATCGCCACCTACGGCTACAATTGTGTTTAAAGGGACCAGAATTCGGGTGCGTCCCGCTCCTGTCGTGGCTTCATTTTCTGCCCGCGGGCCGAACCCGCAAGCACCAGAGATATTGAAGCCGGACGTGATTGCGCCCGGGTTGAATATACTGGCAGCTTGGCCGGACAAGATTGGACCTTCCGGTGTTGCTTCGGATAAGAGAAATACGGAGTTTAACATACTCTCTGGGACATCAATGGCTTGTCCACACGTGTCTGGATTGGCTGCTTTGCTGAAAGCAGCCCATCCAGACTGGAGTCCAGCTGCTATTAGGTCTGCCCTGATGACCACGGCTTACACCGTGGACAACAGGGGCGAGACCATGCTGGACGAGTCCAGTGGCAATACATCAACAGTCATGGACTTTGGGGCAGGCCATGTTCATCCCCAAAAGGCAATGGACCCTGGATTGGTCTATGACATTACTTCTTATGATTATGTGAATTTCTTGTGCAACTACAATTATACCACTAAGAACATACAAACGGTCACTAGGAAGCTTGCAAATTGCAATGGGGCAAAGAGGGCTGGACATGCTGGGAACCTCAATTACCCTTCATTGTCTGTGGTGTTTCAGCAGTacgggaagcataagatgaataCGCATTTTATCCGGACCGTCACGAACGTGGGCGGCCCCAAGTCTGTCTATCAGGTGAGGATCAGTCCGCCGGCGGGGACGACAGTGACGGTGGAGCCGGAGAGGCTCGCGTTTAGGAGGGTTGGGCAGAAGTTGAATTTTCTTGTGAGGGTTCATGCTTTGGCAGTGAAGCTATCTCCTGGTAGCACTAGTGTGACGAGTGGTTCTATAGTTTGGTCAGATGGGAAGCACACCGTGACAAGTCCTCTGGTTGTGACAATGCAACAACCTCTCTAAGGTGTTTTGTgtgtaattagggttttgggttttaggAATTTTGCACTCCTTGTTACAAAAATCATAAGTTGTCTCTCTATattttatatgtatgtataatgaGAGTGATGTTTTTCAAGGTTTTCTAGTCCAGAAAACTGGTGGCGTTGGTTTGGTTTGTGGTAATCTTAAAAATCGAAAGCATTTGTAGAACGAAAACTTGTTCTGATTagtttgtaagtttgttttggTCAAAGTTGCATGTCATCGGTTATACATCCGTGTAAGCATAGCACTCCGTCCCGTGATTTGTGTTATACGCGTACAAAATGTACCCCGATGACGCAAATAACTAGTTACGTTATCAGTGTTATATTCATTCATATACTCCACACACAAGTATATATCTTGGGAATCGGATCCTCTCCTGAACTTAGGAGGCTGAGCTTCTTGAGCAAATGATCTGAATcgttgaaatttaatctaatgattacaaaaaaatagttcttttaaaaattataatcattaaaatcgttggattaaattttaacGGTTCAGATCCTTTGCTCAGGAGGAGATCCGGTTCTTTATCTTGCACATAGGCAAACTGCTCTGTCGGCCAAAACATTGAGATGATAACAATGATTAAGACCAGAATCATGTGGGGCAGTTGAAACAGAAACTGGcttagtttattttttttatatattatatttggtAACTGCAAGACTTTTCCAGGTTGCGTAACTTTTGAGGTTCACATGGATGCTAGTCTGGTCCTAGACCTGCAGATTAAATCTGAAACAGAAAATAACACAAACGGGCTAGATTATTAGGAGATGGATTCTCTGcctcccatttccatactctcCTCGTTCATTTCTGTTTGTATGATTACGATtaaatcacgttaatattttatattcttattattttatattttattatttttataaaaaaattaatataaaatgttgctgtgtcttaaccgtgaccatacatCACAAGAGGGCATGAGGAGAGTGTGGAAATGGGATGGCAGACAATCTACCTTCAGATTCTTAAGGGGTTACGTTTTTCTACGTTATGATCTAAGGATGTTCTGTTATTCAAAGTTAAAGCCAATGTATTATGATGAAAATCTGAACAAAGAAGACTATAAACAAAGAATCGTAGCGAACTCCAACTGGGTTGGTCTAGTGAAAAAGCAAGCAAAGAACTAGAGCTCTTAATCCGAGTTCGAATTCTTATGGATTTGTATTTTGGGATTACCAGCTTTGCTTCCGGAGAGGAGATTGATCTATCACTAATGTGCGGTGCAGATATTTCATTTAAATATCTGCACTTTGTATGTAGATACAATGGCAGAACCAGAATTTGAATCTTAGTGTCGAGAGAATTTGTCGAGTATTGTCCATGCAACTTGTCGAGATATGCCTAGCAGATATTACATCAAACACTTAGTAGGTACAAAGAGAGTCGTACAAAACATTCAGAGAATCCTTAAAAGacctttatatgtatattttctaAACTCTAGGTGGTTCTGAGACCACCTATGTCCAAATGTGCATCCGTCTCTATATATAGGTATACATatgtgtgttttataatttttctgcaTTCCCCAATGGATTACACTAACCATGAATAATTGTATACTTCAGACCAAATAAAAAAGCTACAATTTGCAATGCATCAAGGCATTGTATACATTGTCGCGTGCATAAATTTACTTCAAAAGTCAGAACGTTAAAATTTAGACACTAATTTGAACAAAATGTCGTATGCATTGATGCATTCTTTGACATATATGCAAAGAGCGTTGCTAGACGCCCCATTGTGCTATCACACCCaccattactttttttttttaaaatctaaaaCTATCTTCCCATTAGTGATAGCAATGGTTCGATTTGGGGACAAAAATGTCATATCCACGCATAACTACGAAAATTAACCATATTCATAACCTCAAATTAACCATCGggattatccataaccatatatGTCCGTAACGGAGTCCTTATCGGTTAACGGTTATATCCAtttttatcaataaaaaaaaattatttgttcaaCTGACacattataatttaattttaatagaTACTAATCCGGTCATTATATCCACATCCACATCATCATAAACATAACAATAATTTCTAGAAGTGTTCATGATAAGCCAAATATGATAGCAAACTAAGGCAAATTAGTCCCATAAAAAAGAAACGGAATGacaaaaacaaatacaataACCACTACAGGAAAAGATGaaagaaattttcaaataatttcaATATGTGTGTATACTATACTATACTATATTATTCGGGAACGGATATAGATCAGAGAACCCTATCTATAACCCTTATTTGAAACCATAACCGAATAACATTCACAATTCTTCTCCATAGCTGTAAAATATTCGAATTTTCAATCCCAAATCCCTCTCATTCGAATGGTTATTCAAAGTTATCGGATTTAACGGATTTACTTGCCATCCGTACCTtccacccaccattattcccTAACTATCCCTCCTACCCTAagttttaaaaagtaaaaataaaaagactGAAAAACTAAAAACACGAACCAACAGCCACAACGCTACTCACCCCAACTGATGACAATATACCAGTTACAACTCCTCCTGGCGCCAACTCCTTTTCTCCAATCCGATGCCTTCGTTTCCTCCGTCTCTTTTATTTCCCCCTTttgtcttcctctctctctctatctggcTTCCCACACCAAATCTATATTTAACACAGTAAACATCAAAACTGAAACTTATTAGGAAGACAGGGGAagggaggaggaagagagagaaacggGCTGGGATCTTCAtcccatttttttaaaatatattagaATCAATTTCAAAGAGGGTATATTTTGAGTgagaaaatagaacaagtgagtGGCTTTTTGCAGTACGAGTAATGTTAAGgagaataaattttaaaaataaatttgcaaactgaaggatatgtcaccaatagaaaataaggaaaactaatgaaaacgaCTTCAatactttaaattttaataaaaaaccatgtaatagctttatttaatggttagggcAAAACACAATATCAAACCAGCTCAATAAAGACTGGcccaaataaataatttattgagCTTCCTATTTTACCCTACCGTTAGTATTGGCCGTTTATGTTCTCCGTTTCCATCACGTGTGTTCTTCTCATCTGGAGATCGTCTCCTCTCTCCTTGCCTgcactcctcctcctcctccatgtCCACCACGACGTCATCTCAGTACCTCATAAACCCACCGTCTCTGCAGCCACAAAAACCATCCACATCTTCCAAAGCGCTCGCATCCACCATCTCCAGCAACCTCAAGATCAAACTCAATTTCCCGATATCCACAAGCTTTCACCTGTCGATGATGGCGTTGTATTTTAGATCCCGCAGGATGCTATATTGCTATATGGACGGGTGTACGAATCCATGGTTGAACTAGAACCATGTTTCGAGAAGACCTCGTCAGGTTTAAGAGCACAACTTGTTTTagtgattattattatttctcttatataTGTCAGTCCACCATCAATATCTAAAGTTCATCAATCTTTCCTATGGCCAccaaaattaattgaaaattcAGAAAACCTTATAAACTTTGCCTTTGGTTGTGAACTGTAATCTCAAAATTGCCTAGAGCTATTTGTGTGCGGCACGACtctgcattttgttttttgtttttttctctctatttgCGGCCTTTTGAGTTATCGAAATCGAGTTTTGAGTTTACATGCATTAGGGTGACAAAGCTTTTACTTGATTTTATATATTCTGTCAAGCTTGAGTGAAACTTTAACCAAATAAATATTATTCTTTAAGCTTTGGTTTGGATATTTCTTATTATTTCGAGTTTAGACCTTCAGTTAACTTCGGTTTGTCTTGCTAATGTCATTGCGTTTAGTAGTATTCAtgtttatttgtaagtgaaaattacgggcaacaaatatattattttaaagGTCTCAATGGTGTGATAGATAAAATTATCATGTGTTTATATAGTACAATTTGCCCATTATGTACTTATAAGGTGGTGTCACCGATTACAAGATAGTTTTCTCACCTCTTATAATATTTTTGTTGTGAAATTTTTGTCTCTGGTTGTTTGAAGTTTTGGTTGAAGTTGCCAAGAGAGGAGATTCATGTTATTATAAACTTTGATTTTTATGTGCATTAGTGCATACATTTTATAATGATAGTACCAATattcaatttcagaaatagtatattacttgagttcagtttcataaatagtcggtttcataaatagtataatacccctatttagttttagaaatagtgtagCACCCGcggtcagtttcataaatagtcagattcataaatagtgtggtacctgtgtttagtttcataaataatgtgatACTTgtgttcagtttcagaaatagtgtagtactcgtgtttagtttaaaaaatagtgtAATATTCGTGTTCAGGTTCAGAAAGAGTGTACTACCCATATTCAATTCAAAAGTAAAGTAGTACTcatgtttagtttcataaatagtgtagtaatgtttcagtttcagaaatagtgtaatacttcttttcattttcaaaaatagttagtgttccgtttaagaaataatgactGGTAGTAACTTTTTTAAACCCACAACAATCTCAAGCTGACTCTTTGTAAATAACttaaaatgaaatttatattaggga
Protein-coding sequences here:
- the LOC103454333 gene encoding subtilisin-like protease SBT1.5; its protein translation is MAFSLLHLLLSLIISVSSLSNFSASSSSPENNNQNDGGKTFIVQVQPDSKPSIFPTHHDWYSSSLSSLSSSSSSQPPTILHTYSTVFHGFSAKLSPSQADQLQSLSHVISLIPEQVRHIHTTRSPEFLGLRTTDPAGLLKESDFGSDLVIGVIDTGIWPERQSFHDRELGPIPTKWKGSCVAGKDFAANLCNRKLIGARFFSAGFESTNGKMNETTEYRSPRDSDGHGTHTASIAAGRYVFPASTLGYAKGVAAGMAPKARLAAYKVCWSAGCYDSDILAAFDSAVADGCDVVSLSVGGVVVPYYLDAIAIGAFGASDAGVFVSASAGNGGPGGLTVTNVAPWVTTVGAGTIDRDFPADVKLGNGRTIPGMSVYSGPGLAAGRMYPLVYADSEGSDGYSSSLCLEGSLSQDLVKGKIVVCDRGINSRAAKGDVVRKAGGVGMILANGVFDGEGLVADCHVLPATAVGAATGDEIRRYITAASKSKSPPTATIVFKGTRIRVRPAPVVASFSARGPNPQAPEILKPDVIAPGLNILAAWPDKIGPSGVASDKRNTEFNILSGTSMACPHVSGLAALLKAAHPDWSPAAIRSALMTTAYTVDNRGETMLDESSGNTSTVMDFGAGHVHPQKAMDPGLVYDITSYDYVNFLCNYNYTTKNIQTVTRKLANCNGAKRAGHAGNLNYPSLSVVFQQYGKHKMNTHFIRTVTNVGGPKSVYQVRISPPAGTTVTVEPERLAFRRVGQKLNFLVRVHALAVKLSPGSTSVTSGSIVWSDGKHTVTSPLVVTMQQPL